DNA sequence from the Deltaproteobacteria bacterium CG2_30_66_27 genome:
TCCCAGTTGCGAATCGTCTTCGGGCTGAATCCGAAGATCGCCGCGAACCTGCTCTGGGAAAGGCCAAGACGTCTGCGCAACGCCGCGATGTCCACGTTCCGCACTTCGACCTTCAGAATCACACCGCGGGTGCGATCGCCCTCTGCGAACGCGATGGCGTCGTTCAACCCGTCCATGATCTTCTCGAACGCACTCTTCTTTTTCATGTCGTTCACACTCCGTATGTCCTGGCCAGCGTTTTCGCCGCTTTGGCGAGCAGGTTCAATTCGGCACGGGACAGATCGGTTCGCTCGTTTTTGGCGAATACGGTCAGCATGAAGATCGGGCGGGTATCAGATCGCCGCACTCGGGGTTGTTGGCAATCATGGTGTGATCATGCCCCATTGGGGCAGTGCCGTCAAGCTACTGATGACAGCTACCGGTGACAGATGGCGCGCGGTGTCGCCAATTTCCCAGCGCAAAAGCCACTTCTCCATTCATCGGAGACTTGCTCGACCCTTTTTGGGTGTTAATGGGTGTGATTTTGGGTTGGGCCTCGACAATGGATGTAATTGGGTGTATTATTGGTTCCATGATCCGATCCGACACCATCCAAATCACCCCGGAGATCTTGACGCTGATCGCCAGGATCGACGAGTTCAAAGGAGCGTGGCGCGCCTTGGGCACGCTCGCGCCCGATCGGCTGTCGGCCCTGCGCCGCGTCGCAACCATAGAAAGCATCGGTTCGTCCACACGGATCGAGGGCGGCAAACTGTCCGACCGCGAGGTCGAGCGCCTGTTGTCCCATCTTCAAATCAAGACCTTCACCACCCGCGATGAGCAGGAGGTGGCCGGTTATGCGGAAGTGATGGAGTTGGTGTTTACGTCCTGGCAAGACATCGCGTTGACCGAAAACCACATCAAGCAGTTGCATCGGAACCTGCTCGCCTGCAGCGAGAAGGATGCCTGGCATCGCGGCAACTACAAGACCGCGCCCAACAGCGTCGTCGCCTTCGATGGGAACGGCGCACAGATCGGCGTCGTATTTCAGACAGCCACGCCTTTCGACACGCCTCGCCTGATGACGGAACTGGTGGCCTGGATGCAGGAGGGACACACGGTTGGACGCCCGCATCCTTTGTTGATCATCGCCCTGTGGGTAGCGGGTTTTCTGGAGATTCATCCCTTCCAGGACGGCAACGGCCGACTCTCACGGGTGCTGACCACGCTACTGCTCTTGCAGGCGGGCTATGCCTATGTGCCATACAGTTCCCTGGAAAGCGTCATCGAACAGAACAAGGAAGCCTTCTACCTGGCGCTGCGACAAACCCAGGGAACGATTCGCACCGATGCGCCCGACTGGCAACCGTGGGTGGTGTTCTTTCTGCGGTCGCTGGCCGAACAGGTCAGGCGGCTGGAGAAGAAGGTCGAACGCGAAAAACTGGTGTTGGCTTCCTTGCCCGAGCTTTCGCTTCAAATCGTCGAATTTGCCCGCGAGCACGGTCGCGTCACCATCGGTGAGGCCATCAAACTGACCGGCGCAAGCCGCAATACGCTCAAGCAGCATTTTCGTGCGCTGGTCGAACGCGGAACCCTGAACCGGCATGGCGGTGGACGTGGTGTCTGGTACGAACTTCGCTGATTGCATGGCGCCATCATGAAGATCGGCAGAAACGATCCCTGCCCCTGCGGCAGTGGTCGGAAATACAAGAACTGCTGCCTTGAAGACCAAGGCTCGGGTTTGCCTGGCGAAGGCACGGCGGGCGTGTTCGCGGAGATCCGTCAGGCTCTGCAGGGGCGGCAATTCTCCTCATTGGAGGAGGTCCGGTCTTTTACGGACCGCTTCATGCGCCAGCGCAACCAGGCGTCCCTGGATGACTTCCAGGGGCTGTCGCCGGAGCAGATGCACCGGTTTCTCACGTTCCCCTTCGATTCCCCGGAACTGGTGACCTATGCTGCGCCGCTTGTCGCCCCGGATCCATCGGCGCCGATCCTCACCCTGTTCGGCCTCCTGGCAGAGGCCATCGGCGAGAAGGGCCTGAAGCCGACCGCCACGGGCAACCTTCCGCGCATTGTCTGCAGGGAAGCGGCGTTGTCGTACTGGGGAGACGAAGCGTACCGGGAAAACACCCGATATGGCGGTATCAACAAGGAAGACGATTTTTCCCACCTGCAAGTGGCACGGCTTGTTGCCGAGCTGGCCGGACTGATCAAAAAATACCAGGGCCGCTTCATCCTCAGCCGTGAATGTCGCACGCTGCGGGCCGATCATGGCCCGTGCGGCATTTACCCCCGGTTGTTGCGTTCCTATGTCCGTGACTTCAACTGGGCCTACCGGGACCGCTATCCGGACCTGGGGTTCATCCAGAGCTCCTTTCTTTCCACGCTCTATCTGCTGAATCTGCATGGCAGCGAGTGGTTGCCCGAGGTTTATTACGAAGATGCTTTCCTCCGGGCTTTTCCCAGGGTGTTGGGCGAAGTGGCGCCGACCCCATATTTCACGCCGGAGCAGACCGTACGCTCATGTTATTCGCATCGCACTCTGGTGAATTTTTCCGCCTTTCTGGGCTTGGCCGAAGTTGAGCCGACCACCAAAGAACCGTATGACCGGCACTACCGGGTGAGGAAACGGCCACTGCTGGCGGATGCTGTCCGCTTTCACATTCCTGGTTAATACGACCTGATCCAGCGCAGGGCTCTGGTTACGGTCGTTCGGTCGACGCCAAGATGAGCGGCGATACGGTTGGGATCCATCCCCAGCAGGTGCAAGTGTGCGGCTTGCTCGGCGATTTCTTGGTACACCGGCGCCTTCGAGAGCTCGGTCAGGGCCACCTCGAACGGGACCTCCCCCCCGGTTCGAATACTTTGCGACCGTGTCCACCATCCTTCGCTCAAGAGCGCGTTAAACAAGTTACGGCTGTCAGGGTACCTTTGCGGCTCCGGAAAGGGACAGGTTCCGGCAGACCTGGCCGACATCCATCGGTAGCACGCGGTGTGCGGCCGGTCCGTACCGCCACTTCACCCGGTACGGGACGATGCTCCAGGTCATGACGTCCCACTTCTTTAAGCGGTTCACATTTACGTGGAGGAGGAATCCATTCCGGTCCGGGTCGAATCTTATGCGAGTAAAACCGCTTTTGATATCCGCCGGAGGATCGTTCTTGGGCCGTGCGACCCGGAAAAAGCAACAAGAAGACCACGGAACGGAGGGAAGGGCCGTGACGAGCCTGGTGAAACTGGGCGTCGGGAAGGACGGCGTCGCGGTCATCCGGCTCAAGAGCTCGGACGGGCTGAACTTCCTGGGGCCTGCCGACATCGCCTGCCTTCTGCAGTTCGTCGACAACGTGGCTGAGAACCCCGCGGCCCGCGCGCTGGTCCTTGCCGGAGGAGAAAACTTCTCGGCGGGCACGGATTTCCCCGAAATGATGCGTCATCTCCTGGACCCCGGCTCCAGGCCGCAGGCGTTCCGGTTCCTCGCGGATCAGAAGACCGTGTGCGACAAAATCCGGGG
Encoded proteins:
- a CDS encoding AsnC family transcriptional regulator, which produces MIRSDTIQITPEILTLIARIDEFKGAWRALGTLAPDRLSALRRVATIESIGSSTRIEGGKLSDREVERLLSHLQIKTFTTRDEQEVAGYAEVMELVFTSWQDIALTENHIKQLHRNLLACSEKDAWHRGNYKTAPNSVVAFDGNGAQIGVVFQTATPFDTPRLMTELVAWMQEGHTVGRPHPLLIIALWVAGFLEIHPFQDGNGRLSRVLTTLLLLQAGYAYVPYSSLESVIEQNKEAFYLALRQTQGTIRTDAPDWQPWVVFFLRSLAEQVRRLEKKVEREKLVLASLPELSLQIVEFAREHGRVTIGEAIKLTGASRNTLKQHFRALVERGTLNRHGGGRGVWYELR